CAGCCAGACAGTCTATGGAATGTACGCATTCGCGATCAGAACATCGAGAAGATTGTCCCTGCAGAATACCAGCTGGAGAATGCACAGAACAGCATCAACGGTGCAAGTGCTCTGCTAGCTCCATCCCTCTGCCACCCCCACATTCATCTTGATAAGGCTTTCCTGCTATCTCATCCCAAATATGCTCATCTCAATATCGAGAAAGGAGATTTTCAAGAAGCAATGACATTGACGGGTCAGGCAAAGTCAGAATTCGAGCACGATGATCTGCTCGAGCGAGGCCAGCGAGTCGTCGACGAAAGTGTTGCTGCTGGCGTAACGCACATGAGAGCATTCGTGGAGCTCGATGCTGGTGTTGGTGAAAAGTGTCTAGATGCCGGCATAGCCTTACGCAAGCAGGCAGCGAGAGAGAAGATATGCCACGTCCAGCTGTGTGCTTTCGCTCAGCTTCCCCTCTTCTCGCCCGCGCAGAGCGATGAAGATGGAAGCGTGATCAGAAGTCTCATGCGCCGAGCTGCCGGCAATGACGAAGTAGAAGCAATCGGCAGTACTCCCTATGTCGAGACTGATCGAGAGAAGATGAAGAAGAATGTCGAATGGATGGTCGAACTGTCAATCGAGTACAACAAACATCTGGATTTCCACCTTGATTACAATCTTGATCCTGAGAATGAACCTTTGATCTGGCATGTTATTGATACCCTGCAAGCGACAAGATGGAACGAGAAGACCAAAGATCGAACTATCGTACTTGGTCATTGTACTCGACTTACGCTTTTCAACGACAGCGAATGGGTCGAGCTTGCTGGAGCCATCAAGGATGCCGATCTGCCAGTCTCATTCGTTGGCCTTCCGACAAGTGACCTCTTCATGATGCGTACTGGCCAAACTCCTGAAATTCGCGGTACTCTTGATGTCCCGAAGCTTGTCAAGCAATATGGCTTGAATACTTGTATCGGCGTGAATAACATCGGTAACGCATTCACACCTCAGGGGTCGTGCGATCCGCTAAGCCTCGCAAGCCAAGCAGTGGGTGTACACCAGGCGGGCACTGCACAAGATACTGAGCTACTCTACGAGTGCGTCAGTACCCGCGCGAAAGCAGCGATCGGTGTCGGTGGATCGAGTCTGCACAAGACACGCTTGGCGATCCAGAAAGACGACAGAGCAGATTTGCTGCTCTTCGGTGCAGCAGACCAGAAAGACTTGTGGCGAACTCGAAAGGCCGTCAGCACTGCAATCTACCTGTACGATCACTGCAAGGGCAGGAGAGGCTTCTACAAAGGTACTTTGCAAGCTTGACGGCAGATCGAAGGGAAGAGAAGAAGAAGCATGGGCCATGCAAACACCGTTGCCAAGTTCCGCGTTTGCTGCAGCTTGCATGCACATGCGAACATCATCTGGACCTGTTGGCTGTTCTCTGCGCTGCTGCAATAGAGAAGCAGGTATCTTTCATGTTGTCATGTTCGGAGGGAGGTTCAAGAGGCAGTCAAGATGCCTTACGTGCTTGACTACGGCGTGTAAGTCTGGCGTTCACCTTGCTCTCGTCCGAAGTATTCTTGTGATGCTGACTCACGAACGCGTAGCGATGGCAACGTCACTGGCGCACATTTCGTCGAGGAGCTGCCAGAACGCCCGACTCGACCGCAGACACCCTACTTAAAGCTCGACCCACCCACTACTCCGGTGCATAGTCAAGGATCACCAACACCGAGCGCCGGAGCCCAGCCAGCACCACTCGACGCCATGTCGTGGACACCAGGTCAACTACCACCGGACATTTATCCCCCGGGACAACCACGCGGGCCAGCACGCTCGAGTCAAGGTACGTTATCCACAAGAAGAGGACAGTAGCTTGTACCTGCGGGCGCTTTGCCACCCTTCCAATACCAGCTATTGAGCCAGCAATACGTGCTCGCTGAGTATGACTGACGCGCTCCTGGTCACAGGTCATCGCAAACAACCCGATCTCGTCACCTCCGCTCGCTTCGCGCAACACGCCAACAATGCTGACACCCACCCAGTCCTCCAGCAACGTGGACCAAGTACCTATCAGTCTGCGCCCATCCAGCAGCAGTACCCTCAGTATTACCGTCCTCAACAAGTCCAACAGCAACAGCAACATCCTCACTACCTTCCAACAGCGATCCATCATCCTCAACCGCAGCGCGCCGCCACCCACAACTTGCATCAGATTGACCCTGATGTGAGACCTCATTTCGTTCCCCCGAGGCCAGCGCCGAATCCCACACGATCTGATGGACTCGGTCCACCCCCATCTGACAGGCAGGCGCAACGAGCAGGTCCGGCGTTCAAAACACCCCTTCCGCTTCCACAAAGCTCGCCAACATATCCGGCACCACTGCTACACGCAGCTGTTCAAGGCCAGCCGTTGAGATATGGACCACCGGTGACTGTACCGATGGTAGCTCCACATGTGCCTGCCATGAAGCCGCCGCCACCATCTCGCCCACCAATGACCATTCCAGCTCCTCCAGGTGGTATCAAGACTTATGCCAAGGCTACAGAGTTCGTCAAGCACTTTGCAGCACACTTCGGCCCCGGCAGCGATGAGTGCACAGCCTTGGAGGACCTCATTCTCCGCTACAACAGGATCGACCTCAACGACGAAGAGTTCTACACTGCAGTGTATCGTATTCTGTATCGACACAAGGCTCTGAATCTTGTGCCAGGCTTTTTGGACTTTCTTCCCCCTTCTTGGGAAGGACAGGATCTGACGTGGATCCACAAAGAAGTCCAGCAGGATGTGGACGAGCAGAACAAAGTCAAGCGGCAAGGTCAACATCGGTCGCCAAGCTCTACAGAAGCAGAGCTCATTGATCAAGAAATGCAAGACGGCGAGCACGCCGCCAGCGAGGAGGAGGAAGATGAGGAGATCAAACAGTTACCAAAGCCAACGATCAAGCTGCTGGCACCCAAGAAGAAACGCCCGATCAACGGCTTCTCTACAGGACATCACGAAGCCAACGATGGCACTGTCAATCCAATTGTCCTCAAGCCTGTGCACCACCCTCCACCTCCGCCGAGATCGATCTCTGCTGAGCCTGCGCAATCTGATCATGACAAGTCTATGCCCGATCGTGAAGCCGCTGCGGTGGTGAACACTACGGCGAGCGACGCACCTGAGCAGCCTTCGCCAGGCCTCGTCAAGCTCAAGCTCAAAGTCAAAGCCGGCTCAAAGCCACCTCCAGCGAAGAAGATGCCAGCTAGTAGCCGTCGCAAGACTGCGCCGCGGACCAGGCCACAGCGCGCCGCTAGCGTCTTCGCCACCAAGAAGCGCAAAGCTGCAGAGGCTCTTGACACCCAGGCCAGCAGTCTCAATGGGGGTAACAACTATGGCTCTACACCCGCTTCGGAGATCACACACTTCGGACCAGTCTACGCAACTCGTCGCTCTATTCTCAATCGCAGCAGCAGACCGTACATCCACCTCCCATGTGGCTCCCGGTTTGCCCATCCTGGCGATGTCAAAGCTCATGCACGCAAGGGCAATGGAGGCAGAGGCTGTGGCAAGCTTGGCAACTGGAACGAGCACCCATCATGCCAAGCCGACTACATTCAGATCCACTACGCCCATGCTCAGGATGGTTATGTCATTCTTGACCAAGAAAGCCACGATAGGCTTGAGTCTGCCATTCAGTCTGGCCTCAAGTACGCCGAGGAACATCCGGTCCCGGACACCACTACCATCGATCACACCAGCAACAAGGGCAAGAAGGTCACCAAGAGGAAGACAGTGACCAAGAAGAAGACAACTCTAAAGTCAAGCATTCCGCCAGCGGAGGGCGCCGAGGAGCCAAACAAGTACGAATTCGACTTTGACACCGAAGGCGATGCCGACGCTGAAGGCGAAGATGTCTCAGCTGAGGACGGGGATGTGTCGATGATGTCGGCACCACGTCCCGCCACGGCTGCCATGTCTCATACGACTGACGCTGTACAGGCTCCTGTCGTTCAGGTAAGCAATCCAGGGCGCGTCAATGAGAAGAGCGATGGCGAGAACGTGGCACAGCCGCCAGAGCCAGAGTGGGAATGGGACGGGACCGCTCTGCGCGCTGCTGCTCTCGGCTTACGCAAGCCTTCTCGTCCATGAGGGCGTCACAGAATTGACCACATGCCACCCATGGAGTAGAATAAACGCTGTGTTCAAGCGCTTGATGGCAGGATACGATACTGGAATCAGGAACTGTTGGCAAGGCAAGCAAGCACTGAAAGGATACTGCGCATACAGGAAAGTTGCCACCGATGCAGTCTCATATCGAGCATTGAAAGCGATTGCGTTTATGATTGCGGGTCGCCTTAAATTGTACATGGAATAGAACCCGCAATAATACCCATAGATTCCGCAGTCGGACAGCTAGACTGCCCACCGCGCACAATGCAATGCTTTGTTCATAATGTTACAATACTCTCACCGTTCTTCGACTTCCTCTTGCACCACCTTTAGCCGTTCATGTTTCCTCGACAAAGAAGTCGTACTCCTCTGACTCGAAAGCCATCGATCGAGTGCTGTTGCCGTACTGCATCAAACTTCATTAGCACAAATCCCAGTCAACAAACTTGATTCATCCTGCAACCAACTTACTTCTCATCAGGCAGCGAACTCTCAACAACATGATCAAGAGGTCCCCTCTCGAGACTCGTCTTTCGTTGCCCGAAGTGGGCGTTTGAATTCGCTGGTGGCGGAAATTGAAAGGGCGGAATCTACTCACAGAAAGAGCCATCAACATCAATACATTTCGCCATCTTCGCTGTAGAGGCTCATAATACTGTCAATGGTATTGCGGAAGCGTACCTGAACCAGTGAACTCGCTTTCGCCTCCTGTAGCTGTACATCCTCGCCACTGTACGTGCTCACCCAGTCATCGTCAACTTCTTCTTCAAACTCGGTCTCACACATGGTGGGTATCTCGTTGCGCGAGGTGGAGCCTCGGCCTGTTGTGGTTGTGCTGGTGGTTTCTCTCTTGTTGCTGCCTGCTCCGGTGGGGACGTAGGTCTGGGGTTGCAATTCGGTCGGGTGACTGTCACGCAGTCTGGGAGTGGGTGGCTGGGAAAGATCAACCTGCGATCTAGCGTGCTCGCGTGCGAGTGAGTAGAACTCACGGTGATCGGAATCTTGGGAGGCTTTATCGGTGCCGCCGTTCAGTTCGGGGGAGTCGAGTTCAGACCAGGTCTGGGTCTCGGAGAGGGGCAGGGCGTGTCGGGAGCGGAGTGATGGGAGAGCTGTTGTTATAGAGGTTGATGAGCTTGAAGCGTCGGTGGCTGGTGTTGTCACATCGATTCGTGACCCTGTGCTAGATCTGGCAATGCCGTGCTTCGCTAGATCTTCCGGCGCGTACATGTCGGGATGTTGTGCCATGTGGTTGTTACCGATATATGTCCAGAAGCGGTTCGTCCTTTGCTTGATGCTAGTCCCTGAGTTCTCTTGTTGATGCTGTGAAATAAGATCTGCTAGCGACAGCTTTCCTGTGCCAGTCGATAGCACTGACATCTTCCGGTCCGTTTCCTGCCAGTCATCAATGCTGCCTCTAGCACTTGTGCCATCGAGTGAGATTGCGTCTCCATCTGATGACTTCAGACGACGTATTGGGTTGCGAAGAGACTGCTCCGAGCTGGTCCTGCCAGGTCTTCGAGATGTCTGTGCTGACGCATCACCAAGCAAGACACGTGGGAAGCCGCTGACGGGAAAGCCGTGTGGTTCCAGGCCGTCGTGCTCTGATAGGAACAGGTTGATCGAGGTTGCTTTGTTCTCATTGCGCAGAGGTATGTAGACGTTGGGCAGTCCAAACACACCGTTGTGAATCATGGCCCGGATGACATCCTCCGTGATGGTGATCTTGAACGCAAACTCCGTTCGGTCCTGATCGGGGCGAACCATGAAATGTGGCTCGAATTCGTCTCCCTTACGATCTTGAATCACGCGGCCCAGCGCACGCATCTCAGGACTTCCATCTTCGAATCGGCAGGCGAGGACGCCAGTGCAGACTTGTTCGCTCCTTTCCGCAGTAGCCTTCGCTTGAAGCTCGAGATAGAAGCACGAAGCAACGAGTCGGTGTGCCACGTTGCGTAGGGCCGCCTGGCGATGTGCTGTCTGCAAGCGCTTTCGTACGTTGGATTGCAACGATAACATATCTGACTTGCTGTCTGCACTGGGGGGCTCTCGGTCCAGGTCTGGGTTGAAACGGATGTATCTCCTACCTCTTGCCTCGGACTTTTCTTTGACGGCGTAGTTGCGGAAAGACGCCCAAGCCAGCTCTGCCTCGAGTACATCATCTCCACGACGTGATCTGAACTTCGAAGGCTGTTTCTTCGCACTTGGGTCTGCTTCGGGAATCTGTCCAGGGTTGCTGGGGTGCCGATCTGATAGTTTCTGCAAGATGGTGATCCTGTTCTGCCCGGTTCCTAGCGATAGGAACATGTCAGGTTCTTCGACGTCCGGCCAGATGAGTCTTCGCTCTCGGTCTGCGATGAATGCAGGATTTGGGCTGCGAATGCCACCGTCCAGGTATGTCTTGCCATGGAAAGTGAAGGGGCGAAAGAAGTTTGGACTTGCTATCGCGGCAGCAGTGGCTTGGTATGTCTTGAGTTCCATGTCTGGATCATGTGGTCTCTCGAATGAGTATGCAGGGAATAGATCTTCAGGCCGGCGATAACTTGCAAGCAATATTGTCTCCTGCCCCGTGGCACTCGTGGCTGTCAAACCAACACGTGTGCCCTTCCACCGCTTCTCAGTCGAGCTGAAGAGTTCATCATCTTCTGTAAAGGCCGTTTTGAGCGCAGCATGTAAGGGCTTGGTCTTGTACTTCGGTCCACTACCGAAGACTTGTGCGAGTTGGCTGATGATTGGCACGCCCTTAAGCCGTGGAGTAAAGGCATGCTCGCAGAGTGCGGCGAACATGTCTATACATGAGTCCACCGTTCGCTCTTTCATGGCGAGTGCAACGGCTATGAGACCGCCAGTACCGCTGCCGACGATGAGGTCGAAGAACGATTGCACTGCTAGGTGACCTCCCAGTGCATGTTCGATGGCTCGTAATACCTCCAGTTGAATGATGCCACGAACGCCTCCTCCATCGAGCGCAAGAATCCGAACACCAGCGCCAGGAGGTTTGAAGTTTATGACGGCAGGCTTTGCCCATCTTGTCGACTCTACATGCAGCGGACAGCAAGCCACAGACACCGTCGATTTTGTTTGCTTGCCATAGGCCTTGATACATGCCGTGCACAAGACATGCCCGCAAGCAAGAGGGTGCTCTGGCACGTCCATCAAGCAACAAAAACATGTTGCGTGGCTGCATATCGATGATGCAGGGCCAACTGCTTCGAAGAACTGATTGAGATATTCGCCGTGCAGATCCAGAGCTATGCGCTCTTCTGGGATCGCGTGCATGTCTTCACTGTGCGAAGCTTGTTCCAGCTCATACTGGAAGTCTCGTTGGATCGTCGCGATCGAGGATCGCAGCTGCGTCTTCCACTGTGGCAGGAAGCTAGCGTCAAAGGCAGCCTGGTAGTCGCCTGCAGCAATGATGCCCTTCTCATCCTGATGGCCCTTCGGCTGATGACGGGCTTTGACGAGCATACATTGCCTGGTGCCGTCGACGCTGATAAACGAGCAAGGGTAGTGCATCTCCAGATACTCCCCCATCGCCCAATCGAAGAACTTCTCGTAGTTCCCGAAAAGTTCGTCGACTCGGCCTTTCCTGTAGCGGGCACAATCCAGAAGTACGCATGATGCCAGCATCACACTCAGCTTCTCGAAGATCCAAGATATTCTGCCGTGCTGGTGGTTCGGCTGTTGAGACATTATCGTTGTGCATAGTTGAAGAATGTGCCCGCCGAAGTCGTTTGGGATAGGATTCCGAAGCAGTGAGATGCGCATGAAGTTGAAAGGTATGTCCAGGTGTTGTGTGAAGTGATCGAAGCCACTCTGCAGGTATACGTTGAGCTCGTCAGCATTTGTTAACATGCGCGCTCTTCGCTTGCTCCGGAAGGATTCCTCGCAATTCGCTTTGATGGTCTGCTGAAGCTTCCCAACCTGCTCGTTGATGGTGGTGTACCTGGGCTTGCTTGGAATCCGAATGACCTTGAAAGAGCTGTAGTATCGCAAAATCAAGTCTTCCACGGAGTAGATGTGCTTGCCCAGACCACGCCAGTACTCGGCCAGCTCTCTGAAGCGCGGCACGCCTTCTACGATATCCAATGCACCACGCACAGAGGATAGCAGGCTTTGGGTGGCGAAGTTGACGTCCCATTCCTTGTCATCTACGCCAGGATCCGATCCATTCAACGCCACGATACAGTGTGGCAGAGCCGGCTGGTTGATGGACTTTTCCAACGAGCTCGCACCCCAGTCCAGAAGCTTGGCCAGTACTGCAGACTGGAATGTTTTTGGATTGCGCAGAACAAAAACGACACAGTCAGAAAATGTGTATAGTAATCGAGGGTAGAGCGCTGTCACAGCAAACTCGCGCTGACGTGACTCCTCTGTGTTTGCCCACTCGATTGGCCGGCGGTAGACGTTGTTCGGCGTCTTGGAGAACATGCCTTCTGGTGTGCTTGAGCTCTGCCGCTTTCGAGAACGAGCACCAAGTGGAATCCTCTCGCCACCTTCGAAGCCTTCACAATCCGCATAGAGAATGGGCAACTGTTCCGTGTGGGAGGAAGGATCCGCGTATAAGTGGACATCTCCGGAAGTAGGTAAAGAGTCGTTCACGACGCTCCCAACGATGGGTGAAGGAAACATGCCCCGATGCTCTGGACTGGCATTCTCCATTTCATGGTTGACCAACATCTTGATCAGGGTCGAC
This genomic window from Fulvia fulva chromosome 4, complete sequence contains:
- a CDS encoding Cytosine deaminase, translated to MAGDFLKSHGIDIDAEMARIQNAGGIGDPQAAIDIHNVSLPQTQPDSLWNVRIRDQNIEKIVPAEYQLENAQNSINGASALLAPSLCHPHIHLDKAFLLSHPKYAHLNIEKGDFQEAMTLTGQAKSEFEHDDLLERGQRVVDESVAAGVTHMRAFVELDAGVGEKCLDAGIALRKQAAREKICHVQLCAFAQLPLFSPAQSDEDGSVIRSLMRRAAGNDEVEAIGSTPYVETDREKMKKNVEWMVELSIEYNKHLDFHLDYNLDPENEPLIWHVIDTLQATRWNEKTKDRTIVLGHCTRLTLFNDSEWVELAGAIKDADLPVSFVGLPTSDLFMMRTGQTPEIRGTLDVPKLVKQYGLNTCIGVNNIGNAFTPQGSCDPLSLASQAVGVHQAGTAQDTELLYECVSTRAKAAIGVGGSSLHKTRLAIQKDDRADLLLFGAADQKDLWRTRKAVSTAIYLYDHCKGRRGFYKGTLQA
- a CDS encoding 85/ calcium-independent phospholipase A2; amino-acid sequence: MTSDARYREEDDDDSESPCEDDPSEECEDDRCNGPALPVWHCVDCDSSYCSDCWGRQGPHKPKKKGRDGVPHEKTDPHIVRRLQGILHPTKDAREIQRLHEDDGLTKWFGVARDLSGRPSFEDYGRYASLMSSISPIESMGNRYPQIVSFIGVTNAGKSTLIKMLVNHEMENASPEHRGMFPSPIVGSVVNDSLPTSGDVHLYADPSSHTEQLPILYADCEGFEGGERIPLGARSRKRQSSSTPEGMFSKTPNNVYRRPIEWANTEESRQREFAVTALYPRLLYTFSDCVVFVLRNPKTFQSAVLAKLLDWGASSLEKSINQPALPHCIVALNGSDPGVDDKEWDVNFATQSLLSSVRGALDIVEGVPRFRELAEYWRGLGKHIYSVEDLILRYYSSFKVIRIPSKPRYTTINEQVGKLQQTIKANCEESFRSKRRARMLTNADELNVYLQSGFDHFTQHLDIPFNFMRISLLRNPIPNDFGGHILQLCTTIMSQQPNHQHGRISWIFEKLSVMLASCVLLDCARYRKGRVDELFGNYEKFFDWAMGEYLEMHYPCSFISVDGTRQCMLVKARHQPKGHQDEKGIIAAGDYQAAFDASFLPQWKTQLRSSIATIQRDFQYELEQASHSEDMHAIPEERIALDLHGEYLNQFFEAVGPASSICSHATCFCCLMDVPEHPLACGHVLCTACIKAYGKQTKSTVSVACCPLHVESTRWAKPAVINFKPPGAGVRILALDGGGVRGIIQLEVLRAIEHALGGHLAVQSFFDLIVGSGTGGLIAVALAMKERTVDSCIDMFAALCEHAFTPRLKGVPIISQLAQVFGSGPKYKTKPLHAALKTAFTEDDELFSSTEKRWKGTRVGLTATSATGQETILLASYRRPEDLFPAYSFERPHDPDMELKTYQATAAAIASPNFFRPFTFHGKTYLDGGIRSPNPAFIADRERRLIWPDVEEPDMFLSLGTGQNRITILQKLSDRHPSNPGQIPEADPSAKKQPSKFRSRRGDDVLEAELAWASFRNYAVKEKSEARGRRYIRFNPDLDREPPSADSKSDMLSLQSNVRKRLQTAHRQAALRNVAHRLVASCFYLELQAKATAERSEQVCTGVLACRFEDGSPEMRALGRVIQDRKGDEFEPHFMVRPDQDRTEFAFKITITEDVIRAMIHNGVFGLPNVYIPLRNENKATSINLFLSEHDGLEPHGFPVSGFPRVLLGDASAQTSRRPGRTSSEQSLRNPIRRLKSSDGDAISLDGTSARGSIDDWQETDRKMSVLSTGTGKLSLADLISQHQQENSGTSIKQRTNRFWTYIGNNHMAQHPDMYAPEDLAKHGIARSSTGSRIDVTTPATDASSSSTSITTALPSLRSRHALPLSETQTWSELDSPELNGGTDKASQDSDHREFYSLAREHARSQVDLSQPPTPRLRDSHPTELQPQTYVPTGAGSNKRETTSTTTTGRGSTSRNEIPTMCETEFEEEVDDDWVSTYSGEDVQLQEAKASSLVQIPPFQFPPPANSNAHFGQRKTSLERGPLDHVVESSLPDENTATALDRWLSSQRSTTSLSRKHERLKVVQEEVEER